In Streptomyces nojiriensis, one genomic interval encodes:
- a CDS encoding DUF6204 family protein → MSAIRTFRITVRGSFDGLTDDQTAELLAAAPEHDMLRAEFTAEGHLTYDLAARPFFTFRFVDTGEAEEDILDATARAELAAESWLTERGYGFKQLRSQAQDMSLAPLGKRQRREAARA, encoded by the coding sequence ATGAGTGCCATCCGTACCTTCCGTATCACCGTCCGCGGCTCGTTCGACGGTCTGACCGACGACCAGACGGCCGAGCTGCTCGCCGCTGCGCCCGAGCACGACATGCTGCGCGCGGAGTTCACCGCCGAGGGTCATCTCACGTACGACCTCGCGGCCCGCCCCTTCTTCACCTTCCGCTTCGTGGACACGGGTGAGGCCGAGGAGGACATCCTCGACGCGACGGCCCGGGCGGAGCTGGCGGCGGAGAGCTGGCTGACCGAGCGCGGGTACGGCTTCAAGCAGCTGAGGTCGCAGGCCCAGGACATGTCGCTGGCCCCGCTGGGCAAGCGGCAGCGCCGCGAGGCCGCCCGGGCCTGA
- a CDS encoding VWA domain-containing protein: MITRKRLAVGACGLLAALAVGLFPASATAADEPTAKEPPKVDLVLDVSGSMRANDIDGQTRMAAAKQAFNEVIDAVPAEVRLGIRTLGADYPGDDRATGCKDTKQLYKVGPLDRTEAKTAVATLAPTGWTPIGPALLGAAQDLEGGTGSKRIVLITDGEDTCAPLDPCEVARDIAAKGIHLVIDTLGLVPDAKTRAQLTCIAEATGGTYTSVQHKADLSSRVKQLVDRAADPVVNPVATEGAKQCQGAPQLKAGLYSDRETFGEHRWYRVDVLPGQELRASVSIGADRAVNNDYGVLLRATTVHGREIVRGSEAGDGRTDVLSTGLRYPKAEIDGLDSDAKPVPETVCLQVSNSFSAPASVKTTPGMPVELTIDLVDGPDEASDVAAFGLGRGWWLLAVLVLAGLLAGLVWGWISRWRISVWRTN; encoded by the coding sequence ATGATCACAAGAAAACGGCTTGCGGTCGGGGCGTGCGGCCTGCTCGCCGCCCTGGCCGTCGGGCTCTTCCCGGCGAGCGCCACCGCCGCCGACGAACCGACGGCGAAGGAACCCCCCAAGGTCGACCTCGTCCTCGACGTGAGCGGCTCCATGCGGGCCAACGACATCGACGGACAGACCCGCATGGCAGCGGCCAAGCAGGCCTTCAACGAGGTCATCGACGCGGTCCCGGCCGAGGTACGCCTCGGCATACGGACCCTGGGGGCCGACTACCCCGGGGACGACCGGGCCACGGGATGCAAGGACACCAAGCAGCTCTACAAGGTCGGCCCCCTCGACCGGACCGAGGCCAAGACCGCGGTGGCGACCCTGGCCCCCACCGGCTGGACGCCGATCGGACCGGCCCTGCTCGGCGCGGCCCAGGACCTGGAGGGCGGCACCGGCTCCAAGCGGATCGTGCTCATCACGGACGGCGAGGACACCTGCGCCCCGCTCGACCCGTGCGAAGTGGCGCGCGACATCGCCGCCAAGGGCATCCACCTGGTCATCGACACCCTCGGCCTGGTCCCGGACGCCAAGACCCGGGCCCAGCTGACCTGCATCGCCGAGGCCACCGGCGGCACCTACACCTCGGTGCAGCACAAGGCGGACCTCTCCAGCCGGGTGAAACAACTCGTCGACCGGGCCGCGGACCCGGTCGTCAACCCGGTCGCGACCGAGGGCGCGAAGCAGTGCCAGGGCGCCCCGCAGCTCAAGGCCGGCCTCTACAGCGACCGCGAGACCTTCGGTGAACACCGCTGGTACCGGGTCGACGTCCTCCCGGGGCAGGAACTGCGCGCCTCGGTCAGCATCGGCGCCGACCGCGCCGTCAACAACGACTACGGCGTCCTGCTGCGCGCCACCACCGTCCACGGGCGCGAGATCGTGCGCGGCTCGGAGGCGGGCGACGGGCGTACCGACGTCCTCTCGACCGGCCTGCGCTACCCGAAGGCCGAGATCGACGGCCTGGACTCGGACGCCAAGCCCGTCCCGGAGACCGTCTGCCTCCAGGTCAGCAACTCCTTCTCCGCTCCCGCCTCCGTCAAGACGACCCCGGGCATGCCCGTCGAGCTGACCATCGACCTGGTGGACGGACCCGACGAGGCCTCCGACGTCGCCGCGTTCGGCCTCGGGCGGGGCTGGTGGCTGCTGGCCGTGCTGGTGCTCGCCGGGCTGCTGGCCGGTCTGGTGTGGGGATGGATCTCCCGCTGGCGCATCT